In Sorghum bicolor cultivar BTx623 chromosome 10, Sorghum_bicolor_NCBIv3, whole genome shotgun sequence, one genomic interval encodes:
- the LOC8070725 gene encoding uncharacterized protein LOC8070725, translated as MDFALACVVKAIVVLMVAMVIIGAARAAMVHRTIQSDDGDVIDCVDMYHQPALIKRAPPEKNTEILQAKPRTSMKAMAAAASASKPPGRHHHQTWRKHGRCPAGSVRILRNSSRAAVVPEVAEMARRASPFGRPAAIGGGNASFHLLTSMDTSNGKVEVAAAYATNGPYLGARADVPYWKVDVHPDEFSMNYLLIGNTLEDNYHGGRPPSTLTNQIAVGLVTDGGAKVNCFNLDCGGFRVKENSPFALAAAWSNFDSQVGGERHAVTVSIHREPEGEKWWVSVMDQAIGYYPESEFNTVFTEAVYVEMGGRVLDTRPGGKHTSTPMGSGMLAGCGGARFAATIMEYLGIASDGTLFNDPATSTVTTTPSCYGATPLVTSKTRPGHYVAYGGPGGIYCDQADDI; from the exons ATGGATTTCGCGTTGGCGTGCGTGGTCAAGGCTATCGTCGTCCTCATGGTAGCAATGGTGATTATTGGAGCGGCTCGCGCGGCCATGGTTCACAGGACCATCCAG AGTGACGACGGCGACGTGATTGATTGCGTGGACATGTACCACCAGCCGGCGCTTATCAAGCGCGCTCCACCTGAGAAGAACACAGAAATACTTCAG GCGAAGCCGAGAACGAGCATGAAAGCAATGGCCGCCGCGGCGTCTGCGTCGAAACCGCCGGGCCGTCACCACCACCAGACGTGGCGAAAACACGGGAGGTGCCCGGCCGGCAGCGTCCGAATCCTGAGGAACTCGAGTCGTGCCGCCGTCGTCCCGGAGGTCGCCGAGATGGCACGCCGGGCCTCGCCGTTCGGACGCCCTGCTGCCATCGGCGGCGGCAACGCCAGCTTCCATCTCCTAACCTCCATGGACACGTCCAACGGCAAAGTGGAG GTCGCCGCTGCATACGCCACCAACGGACCGTACCTGGGCGCTCGAGCAGACGTGCCATACTGGAAGGTTGACGTCCACCCCGACGAATTCTCGATGAACTACCTTTTGATTGGCAATACGCTGGAGGATAATTATCACGGCGGTCGGCCACCTTCTACTCTTACCAACCAGATTGCAGTTGGTCTCGTG ACTGATGGCGGAGCAAAGGTTAATTGCTTCAATCTGGATTGTGGGGGGTTCCGTGTCAAGGAAAACAGCCCGTTCGCGCTTGCAGCTGCATGGTCCAATTTTGATTCGCAGGTTGGCGGTGAAAGGCACGCTGTAACAGTTAGTATACACAGG GAGCCCGAAGGAGAGAAGTGGTGGGTGTCGGTGATGGACCAGGCCATCGGCTACTACCCGGAGTCGGAGTTCAACACAGTGTTCACGGAGGCCGTGTACGTGGAGATGGGCGGGCGGGTGCTGGACACGAGGCCCGGCGGCAAGCACACCAGCACCCCCATGGGGAGCGGCATGCTAGCGGGCTGCGGCGGGGCACGCTTCGCGGCCACCATCATGGAGTACCTCGGCATCGCCTCCGACGGCACCCTCTTCAACGACCCTGCCACCAGCACCGTCACCACCACACCCAGCTGCTACGGCGCTACTCCCTTGGTGACTAGCAAGACGAGGCCCGGGCACTACGTCGCCTATGGTGGGCCTGGTGGAATCTACTGCGACCAGGCTGATGATATATGA
- the LOC8070726 gene encoding DNA-repair protein XRCC1, whose product MSGSKRSLPSWMGSSKDGEDDSCKKKHAGTSQKAQKGPDFSKLLDGVVFVLSGFVNPERSTLRSQALDMGAEYRADWTSDCTLLVCAFVNTPKFRQVQADNGTIISKDWIFESYKQKKLVDIEPFLMHAGKPWRKNKEPVETDQDEKETRKVHQKQVQRSRVKPSTSDATEAGNLESANKCFSPSKIKQWAVDDLAQTMSWLDSQEEKPEPSELKTIASEGIITCLQDAIESLEQGNDIKGVAEQWSFVPHVVNELLKLDGGGKGAALPKEQLCQLAAKCKKIYQAEFARVDMDGKNKDKHQNDSHVAEHRRKTKSDDDHYDSDETIEMTEEEIDFACRQLPGLCG is encoded by the exons ATGTCCGGTTCCAAGAGAAGCCTCCCGTCTTGGATGGGTTCTTCTAAAGATGGAGAGGACGATTCATGCAAGAAGAAACATGCAGGCACCTCCCAGAAGGCTCAGAAAGGGCCTGATTTCTCCAAACTTTTG GATGGGGTGGTGTTTGTGCTGTCAGGGTTCgtgaacccggagaggagcacGCTTCGTTCACAAGCATTGGACATGGGGGCTGAGTATCGAGCCGATTGGACATCGGACTGCACCCTTCTTGTTTGTGCATTTGTCAACACCCCCAAGTTTCGACAAGTTCAGGCGGATAATGGAACCATTATCTCAAAG GACTGGATCTTTGAGTCCTACAAGCAAAAAAAGCTTGTGGACATTGAACCTTTCCTTATGCATGCTGGAAAGCCATGGCGGAAAAATAAGGAGCCTGTCGAAACTGATCAAG ATGAGAAGGAGACACGCAAAGTGCATCAAAAGCAAGTTCAACGGTCTCGTGTCAAGCCATCCACCTCTGATGCCACGGAG GCAGGAAATTTAGAATCTGCAAACAAGTGCTTTTCTCCCTCCAAAATAAAGCAATGGGCCGTCGATGATCTGGCACAGACTATGTCATGGCTGGACAGCCAAGAAGAGAAG cCAGAGCCAAGTGAACTGAAGACAATAGCTTCTGAAGGGATAATCACTTGTCTGCAAGACGCCATAGAATCCCTCGAGCAAGGCAAT gATATCAAGGGAGTTGCAGAGCAGTGGAGCTTCGTACCCCATGTTGTCAACGAACTGCTGAAACTAGATGGAGGCGGAAAAGGCGCAGCTCTGCCCAAAGAACAACTGTGTCAACTAGCAGCCAAGTGCAAGAAGATCTATCAGGCTGAGTTTGCTCGCGTGGACATGGATGGCAAGAACAAGGATAAGCATCAAAATGATTCACATGTGGCGGAGCATCGCAGGAAGACCAAATCAGATGATGACCACTACGATAGCGATGAGACGATAGAAATGACAGAGGAAGAAATCGATTTCGCGTGCAGACAGCTCCCTGGGCTATGCGGATGA